From Anopheles darlingi chromosome 2, idAnoDarlMG_H_01, whole genome shotgun sequence, the proteins below share one genomic window:
- the LOC125959229 gene encoding probable cytochrome P450 28a5, which translates to MFLTVTLVVSAVTLIYVYLSWYSNYWRKRGVPGPAPRLLLGNFPSFVLRHRSFVEEIEEIYNKYRTRGNFVGVFNGRQPTIMVLNPTMVKDVLIKDFKNFQDNEFADSVNKESDPIFGRNPFMLKGEEWKQKRAEVTPAFTTSRMKSLFPLIEDVARRAQKYINSNTKQPIETRELCAKYTTDVVSSCIFAADAQSFTSDKPEIREMGRQLLEPNFQIMLMFFLVGFLPSLKKMIPVSIVPKHVERFFTQLMEDAVAYREKNKIQRADYLDYLISLKSKKSLNTLDMAAHGVSFFVDGFETSSLGMSFALYELARNPEVQTKLREELLAARNENGSVDYETLLELPYLDQVLNESLRLWPPAAFLSKVCTIPTELELTPGKKVSVERGMSVMIPAWSLHRDPDCFEEPERYNPDRFAPETGGTKPFREKGCFIPFGDGPRQCLGMRFAQMQVKRGLFEIITKYELSVNPKTEHPIKLDPKAFIVCPLNGLWLDYKPITV; encoded by the exons ATGTTTCTCACCGTTACGCTCGTCGTGAGTGCGGTCACGTTAATTTACGTATACCTTTCCTGGTACAGTAACTACTGGAGGAAGCGTGGAGTTCCGGGCCCTGCACCAAGGCTATTGCTGGGTAACTTTCCTAGCTTTGTTCTACGCCATCGTTCATTCGTCGAAGAAATTGAGGAAATTTACAA TAAATACCGAACGCGTGGTAATTTTGTCGGTGTATTCAATGGACGTCAGCCGACGATTATGGTCCTGAACCCAACGATGGTTAAAGATGTATTAATCAAAGACTTTAAGAACTTCCAAGACAATGAATTCGCGGACTCGGTCAACAAAGAGAGTGATCCCATCTTTGGCCGTAATCCATTTATGCTGAAAGGCGAGGAGTGGAAACAGAAGCGTGCAGAAGTCACACCAGCCTTCACTACATCGCGA ATGAAGTCTCTATTCCCGCTGATCGAGGATGTCGCTCGGCGCGCCCAAAAGTATATTAATAGCAATACGAAACAACCAATTGAAACACGGGAATTATGTGCCAAGTATACGACCGACGTCGTCTCGAGCTGTATCTTTGCGGCGGATGCACAATCGTTCACCAGCGATAAACCCGAAATTCGTGAAATGGGCCGGCAGTTGTTGGAACCGAACTTCCAAATCATgctgatgttttttttggtgggtttCCTACCATCACTGAAGAAAATGATTCCAGTTTCGATCGTCCCAAAACATGTTGAGCGGTTTTTCACGCAACTGATGGAAGATGCTGTGGCGTATCGCGAGAAGAACAAAATACAGCGAGCTGATTACCTCGACTATCTAATAAGCTTAAAGTCGAAAAAGAGCCTTAACACGCTAGACATGGCTGCCCACGGTGTGTCGTTTTTCGTGGACGGTTTTGAGACATCGAGCCTGGGAATGAGCTTCGCACTATACGAGTTGGCCCGTAATCCGGAGGTACAGACGAAACTGCGCGAAGAACTGTTGGCCGCTCGCAATGAAAACGGCTCGGTAGATTATGAAACGTTGCTCGAGCTACCGTATCTCGATCAAGTGCTGAACG AATCACTACGCCTTTGGCCTCCAGCCGCCTTCCTATCGAAGGTTTGCACCATTCCGACGGAGCTGGAGCTAACCCCTGGGAAGAAGGTATCGGTCGAACGTGGCATGTCTGTAATGATACCCGCTTGGTCACTGCATCGTGATCCTGATTGCTTCGAAGAGCCAGAACGCTACAATCCCGATCGTTTCGCGCCTGAAACCGGCGGCACTAAACCGTTCCGCGAGAAAGGATGCTTCATACCATTCGGTGATGGGCCACGCCAGTGTTTGGGCATGCGCTTCGCTCAGATGCAGGTTAAACGTGGTCTGTTCGAAATCATCACCAAGTACGAGCTGTCGGTCAATCCGAAAACCGAACATCCGATTAAACTGGACCCGAAGGCGTTTATCGTGTGTCCACTGAACGGACTTTGGTTAGATTACAAACCAATCACTGTCTAG
- the LOC125948655 gene encoding DNA repair protein complementing XP-C cells homolog has translation MSEEEEVLTESEEEDGDFSASEDEWLPTKKPGKKGGKKRGTAGSSDEEEDDDDSVTEDESDLEDFEESPKKKGKQQQATASRKRPATGSAARQTASGAGKKKRLSPGLRDRLYQQYKKDLLKEMCPAKPPLNSSVSDILQKCQFNRKTTANAKAQNKQEDDEDDSGSSSGDDHLVDPEKLDLGSTFFNKKESTETANNDLAEPGTSKPLAVPHFDVNAGMRLSDSSDGEDDAGTGKLPASIPKQAVEELISHINQRSGDFMNFNNLDQFTAKVEEAKRLLRSYQQRQEPEKRSTTNNPSQSSSEQQRQQEHKESISCLLALGEATDGGGLPGQTNVPADASSDSDWEEVENGGDTSEQKTEENSTVAENKDGTLQVTIELDNAQSRRKRREEIEMELYIKRKINKVKRMNRLNYHKSSVLVAIAIGRRLNHTVDSDRVQGLLLSIMQDKALSSKGKWDEKRLQKLYDWFRAEFTLTSHELLGPRTGCSVSSMLALALFTRKVQCCRNYILLFLACLRSAGAQVRLVLSANVPSKRPPMSELCPMSEREIKENLEKKEAKHSPKPKIVQLKSNKQFTSHNLAKADHDHNVPETAEIVKPLMDEPSNKARKENAVAPRRSPRGSKIILEKDPVPSKTSSRKVLMTLNIPQLDGGDDAIPGIDEIKSLRRSHRSKSAATAEPKSLTSPGTSPFAKRKSNTPKTASGAKVINGSEVTGNPAETRKRKLFSSDKDSIKLATGPKATQRNTRSNKLQPSQTVSKITMIDTEEAIVKRKAITKRRKSPKGGDGVAEVIDSKVESKASKPEKEVPNSTILDQKIPVVMVEKMVLNKSIDRKVLSSSSESDAEFTGQKLNGSIREQSRKKTKKPKPAYDDTDSDFEMPKGAASNRKPKKSPKQAAAPAKTKKSPNPRRSKTGNQSDANNGKIDLWIEFYCEKAQRWITFDVMSGRVDCKDYIVRIAPNPISYVFAWDNDGYLKDVTARYVQNWNTACRMLRVEQPWLDRALAPFLGPKTERDVAEDNELNKLDADKPLPKTIGELKNHPLYALRRHLLKFEALYPAEPQPLGFIRTEAIYPRECVHTLQTREKWYKQGRVVRAFETAYKVVKCWKYDRPNNNWLKDQPCDLFGHWQTDEYDPPTAENGVVPRNEYGNVELFTEKMLPKGTVHLKLPGLNRVCKRLQIDCAPALTGFDMAKMRVVPVYEGFVVCEEFAEKAVEEWYKEMEEEERREQEKLEKRVYGNWKRLIKGLLVRRKLQNKYNFDNLT, from the exons atgagcgaagaagaggaagtgcTTACCGAgagtgaggaggaggacggcGATTTCTCGGCCAGTGAAGACGAATGGTTACCGACGAAGAAGCCGGGAAAAAAGGGTGGCAAAAAACGCGGTACTGCAGGCAGTtccgacgaggaggaggacgacgatgactccGTTACCGAGGACGAGAGTGATCTGGAGGACTTTGAAGAGAGTCCaaagaagaaagggaagcagcagcaggctacTGCGTCCCGTAAAAG ACCGGCCACTGGTTCCGCAGCCCGACAAACGGCGTCCGGGGCGGGCAAAAAGAAACGGCTGTCGCCCGGACTGCGAGACCGGCTGTATCAACAGTACAAGAAAGATTTACTGAAGGAAATGTGCCCGGCTAAGCCTCCGCTAAACAGTAGCGTTTCtgacattttgcaaaaatgtcaGTTCAACCGAAAAACAACGGCAAATGCCAAAGCGCAGAATAAgcaggaggatgatgaggacgattcCGGTAGCAGTAGTGGCGACGATCATCTGGTAGACCCGGAAAAGCTGGATCTTGGATCGACGTTTTTCAATAAGAAAGAATCAACtgaaacagcaaacaacgacCTTGCAGAGCCTGGAACATCGAAGCCGCTGGCAGTACCACATTTCGACGTGAACGCTGGCATGCGACTATCCGACAGTTCTGACGGTGAGGATGATGCCGGTACGGGCAAACTGCCAGCCTCGATACCGAAGCAAGCCGTGGAAGAGTTGATCAGTCACATCAACCAGCGGTCCGGTGATTTCATGAATTTTAACAATCTCGATCAATTTACGGCGAAGGTGGAGGAAGCAAAGCGATTGCTGCGAAGCTACCAGCAGCGACAAGAACCGGAgaaacgatcgacgacgaatAATCCCTCGCAATCGTCTTcagagcagcaacggcagcaggaACATAAGGAGAGCATTTCCTGTCTATTGGCCCTGGGTGAAGcaacggatggtggtggtctgccAGGTCAAACTAACGTACCGGCCGATGCTAGCTCTGATTCGGATTGGGaagaggtggaaaatggtggagaTACCAGTGAGCAGAAAACCGAAGAGAATTCGACCGTGGCGGAGAACAAGGATGGTACATTACAGGTTACTATTGAGCTTGACAATGCACAGAGCCGCAGAAAACGTAGAGAggaaatcgagatggagctgTACATCAAACGCAAAATCAATAAGGTGAAGCGAATGAATCGATTAAACTATCACAAGAGTAGTGTGCTCGTTGCCATTGCTATCGGTCGGCGGTTGAACCATACCGTCGATAGTGATCGCGTGCAGGGTCTGTTGTTATCTATCATGCAGGACAAAGCACTATCATCAAAGGGAAAGTGGGATGAAAAGAGGTTGCAAAAGTTGTATGATTGGTTCCGGGCGGAATTCACACTAACGTCGCACGAACTGCTAGGACCCAGGACGGGTTGCAGCGTGAGTTCCATGTTGGCTCTAGCACTGTTCACACGTAAGGTGCAGTGTTGCCGCAACTATATATTGTTATTTTTAGCATGTCTACGATCCGCTGGAGCCCAGGTTCGCTTGGTTCTGTCTGCAAATGTGCCTTCAAAGCGGCCTCCAATGAGTGAGCTCTGTCCCATGTCCGAGCGTGAGATCAAAGAAAATCttgagaaaaaggaagcgaaacattCCCCTAAACCGAAAATAGTACAactaaaatcaaacaaacaatttacCTCACACAATCTAGCGAAAGCTGATCATGACCATAACGTACCTGAAACGGCAGAAATTGTCAAACCACTAATGGATGAACCGTCTAATAaagcgagaaaggaaaacgCTGTCGCTCCAAGACGTTCACCTCGAGGCAGTAAGATAATACTCGAAAAAGACCCAGTTCCATCGAAAACATCATCCCGAAAGGTGTTAATGACGCTTAACATACCACAGCTGGACGGTGGAGATGATGCCATTCCCGGTATAGACGAGATCAAGTCCCTTAGACGCTCTCATCGCTCGAAATCGGCCGCCACAGCAGAGCCAAAATCGTTGACATCGCCTGGGACTTCTCCATTTGCGAAGCGAAAGTCCAATACACCAAAAACAGCCTCAGGTGCGAAAGTAATAAATGGCTCAGAAGTGACCGGTAACCCGGCGGAGACACGTAAACGTAAGCTGTTCTCGTCCGATAAAGATTCTATTAAACTAGCTACAGGGCCAAAGGCAACACAGAGGAATACTCGATCCAACAAATTGCAACCAAGTCAGACTGTGTCCAAGATTACGATGATAGATACAGAGGAGGCTATTGTAAAGCGGAAAGCCATTACAAAGCGTCGTAAATCACCaaaaggtggtgatggtgttgcagAAGTGATCGATTCGAAGGTAGAAAGTAAGGCATCAAAACCCGAAAAAGAAGTGCCTAACTCAACCATCCTTGATCAAAAAATTCCTGTTGTTATGGTGGAGAAAATGGTTCTCAACAAATCGATTGATCGGAAAGTCCTTTCTTCGTCCTCCGAAAGCGATGCAGAGTTCACCGGACAAAAGCTGAACGGTTCAATTAGAGAACAATCTcgaaaaaagacgaaaaagcCTAAACCCGCCTATGACGATACGGATAGTGACTTTGAGATGCCGAAAGGTGCAGCATCGAATCGTAAACCGAAGAAGAGCccaaagcaagcagcagcaccagccaaaACCAAGAAATCACCCAATCCACGGCGAAGCAAAACGGGGAACCAATCGGACGCTAACAATGGTAAGATCGATCTTTGGATTGAGTTTTACTGTGAAAAGGCTCAACGGTGGATTACCTTCGATGTCATGAGCGGCAGAGTTGACTGTAAGGATTACATTGTG CGGATCGCACCGAATCCAATTTCGTATGTGTTTGCGTGGGACAACGATGGTTACCTGAAGGATGTGACAGCGCGATATGTTCAGAACTGGAACACTGCCTGCCGAATGCTGCGCGTAGAGCAGCCCTGGCTTGACCGTGCATTGGCACCCTTTTTGGGTCCAAAAACAGAGCGTGATGTAGCGGAAGACAATGAGCTGAACAAGTTGGATGCGGACAAACCGTTGCCGAAGACTATTGGTGAACTAAAGAATCATCCCCTATACGCTCTACGACGTCATCTACTCAAATTTGAAGCTCTGTACCCGGCAGAACCGCAGCCACTAGGCTTTATTCGCACGGAGGCTATCTATCCGCGTGAATGTGTACACACACTGCAAACCCGCGAAAAGTGGTACAAACAGGGGCGCGTCGTGCGAGCCTTCGAAACGGCTTACAAGGTGGTCAAATGTTGGAAATACGATAGACCGAACAACAACTGGCTCAAAGATCAGCCGTGCGACCTATTCGGCCACTGGCAAACGGATGAATACGATCCACCGACTGCCGAGAATGGTGTTGTGCCTCGAAACGAGTACGGTAATGTGGAGCTTTTTACGGAAAAAATGCTACCCAAGGGAACGGTCCATTTGAAGT TACCGGGATTGAATCGGGTTTGCAAACGACTGCAGATCGACTGCGCACCAGCTTTGACGGGTTTCGATATGGCCAAGATGCGCGTTGTTCCCGTATACGAAGGGTTCGTTGTTTGCGAGGAGTTTGCTGAGAAAGCGGTCGAAGAGTGGTACAAGGagatggaagaagaggagcGTCGCGAGCAAGAGAAGCTAGAGAAACGGGTATACGGTAACTGGAAACGGTTGATCAAGGGACTTCTGGTGCGCCGGAAGTTACAGAACAAGTACAATTTCGATAACTTAACATAG